In one Gadus morhua chromosome 15, gadMor3.0, whole genome shotgun sequence genomic region, the following are encoded:
- the rgs17 gene encoding regulator of G-protein signaling 17 isoform X1, giving the protein MVVNTLRRTMLQPLWSGFPLCVCVCVCVRVCVYMCCSLCVCVRVCLFFLLCVCVCVCVFASVCIFVCVLVHLCVCPCVCPFVCVCVCVCVCVRVCVCVPCRSLPSLEDMGSWARSFEMMMRSMEGREFFREFLRSEYSEENLLFWLACEELKKETNPATVDEKARIIYEDYVSILSPKEVSLDSRVREGINQSLAEPSNLMYEEAQLQIYTLMHRDSFPRFLNSSVYRELLATRRRTCLDT; this is encoded by the exons ATGGTTGTAAACACTCTGCGCCGCACAATGCTACAACCACTGTGGTCTGGTttccccctgtgtgtttgtgtgtgtgtgtgtgtacgtgtgtgtgtgtatatgtgttgttccttgtgtgtctgtgtgcgtgtgtgcttgttttttctcttgtgtgtgtgtgtgtgtgtgtgtgtgtttgcatccgtGTGCATCTTTGTATGCGTAttggtgcatctgtgtgtgtgtccgtgcgtgtgtccgtttgtgtgtgtgtgtgtgtgtgtgtgtgtgtgtgtccgtgtgtgtgtctgtgtgccatGCCGTAGCCTCCCCAGTCTAGAGGACATGGGCTCGTGGGCAAGGAGCTTTGAGATGATGATGCGCTCCATGGAGGGCCGGGAGTTCTTCCGGGAGTTCCTGCGCTCCGAGTACAGCGAGGAGAACCTGCTCTTCTGGCTGGCCTgcgaggagctgaagaaggaaACCAACCCGGCCACCGTGGACGAGAAGGCCCGCATCATCTACGAGGACTACGTGTCCATACTGTCCCCCAAAGAG gTGAGCTTGGACTCTCGCGTGAGGGAGGGCATCAACCAGAGCCTGGCGGAGCCCAGCAACCTCATGTACGAGGAGGCCCAGCTGCAGATCTACACGCTGATGCACCGGGACTCCTTCCCCCGCTTCCTCAACTCCTCCGTTTACAGAGAGCTCCTGGCCACCAGGAGGCGCACCTGCCTGGACACCTAG